A stretch of Argiope bruennichi chromosome 10, qqArgBrue1.1, whole genome shotgun sequence DNA encodes these proteins:
- the LOC129989418 gene encoding coiled-coil domain-containing protein 97-like codes for MLIEGTSKMETEPVRDANNDMDQMKESILDCVAESRGFFKSQQVGERDLTVSEKREIASNLLSKNVPLFLQRYWKYIKVEDIAYFSAHESYEIKFYLTEIQKYQDARTSTTQIKNRRYGALKKMVKEGSYFSDAEMKRRNPFLYDKFIFQHLTEKERIAAYRQENNDEKFSSFLLGQMERNVENRLFEQQKGEDEAVIEENDDDDESEESELEDDGQPPQPITPLEKSRLRTEFTNIMYESFLAGKDKEFDYSSVDYNAEYDPPEKDLDAEDKYFDEESPEEISSMDYNTDDDLDREDEL; via the exons atgctaATCGAAGGCACTTCTAAAATGGAAACAGAACCAGTCCGAGATGCGAATAACGATATGGATCAAATGAAGGAAAGTATACTCGATTGTGTAGCAGAAAGCAGGGGCTTCTTTAAAAGTCAGCAAGTTGGAGAAAGAGATTTAACTGTATCCGAGAAAAGAGAGATAGCTAGCAATTTGCTTAGTAAGAATGTACCTCTTTTTCTTCAAAgatattggaaatatataaaagtagaaGATATAGCTTATTTTAGTGCACAtgaaagttatgaaataaaattttatctaactgaaattcaaaaatatcaagatGCCCGTACTAGTACTACACAAATTAAAAATCGAAGATATGGAGCTTTGAAGAAGATGGTGAAAGAAGGATCTTATTTCAGTGATGCAGAAATGAAAAGACGAAATCcatttttgtatgataaatttattttccagcaTCTTACTGAAAAGGAGAGAATAGCTGCTTATAGACaggaaaataatgatgaaaa attttcatcatttttattgggTCAGATGGAAAGAAATGTTGAGAACCGTCTCTTTGAACAACAGAAAGGTGAAGACGAAGCTGTCATTGAggaaaatgatgatgatgatgaatcaGAAGAATCTG aaTTAGAAGATGATGGACAACCGCCACAACCCATTACCCCCCTTGAGAAATCAAGGCTTCGAACTGAATTTACAAATATCATGTATGAAAGTTTCCTTGCTGGTAAAGATAAAGAATTTGATTACAG TTCTGTAGATTACAATGCAGAATATGATCCACCAGAAAAAGACTTGGATGccgaagataaatattttgacgaagaGTCCCCAGAAGAAat atCATCGATGGACTATAATACAGATGATGATTTAGATAGAGAAGATGaattataa